In Hasllibacter sp. MH4015, the following proteins share a genomic window:
- the tmk gene encoding dTMP kinase: MGKAQGLFISLEGIDGSGKSTQARRLAEALRADGRDPVLTREPGGAPGAEDIRRLLVEGDPDRWSPETEILLFTAARRDHLERTIRPALARGQDVITDRFADSTRVYQGATRGDLRGLVDQIHDDAIGVEPDLTLILDMDPDVALARGLARQSGEDRFEDFGLPFQQKLRAGFQALAEEYADRCVLIDANADPDSVATRIVDIVRARLS, from the coding sequence ATGGGCAAGGCACAGGGCCTTTTCATCAGCCTTGAAGGCATCGACGGTTCGGGCAAATCCACCCAGGCCCGCCGCCTTGCGGAGGCCTTGCGCGCAGACGGGCGTGACCCGGTTCTGACGCGGGAGCCCGGCGGCGCACCGGGGGCCGAGGACATCCGCCGTTTACTGGTCGAAGGCGATCCCGACCGCTGGAGCCCGGAGACGGAAATCCTCCTTTTCACTGCCGCGCGCCGCGACCATCTGGAACGGACCATCCGCCCGGCCCTCGCGCGGGGTCAGGATGTCATCACCGACCGCTTCGCGGATTCCACCCGTGTCTATCAGGGCGCGACACGGGGAGATCTGCGCGGGCTGGTCGATCAGATCCACGACGATGCCATCGGGGTGGAACCGGACCTGACCCTGATCCTCGACATGGACCCGGACGTGGCGCTGGCCCGTGGCCTGGCGCGCCAAAGCGGGGAGGATCGGTTCGAGGATTTCGGACTGCCCTTCCAACAGAAATTGCGTGCGGGGTTCCAGGCTCTGGCAGAAGAATACGCGGATCGCTGCGTGCTTATTGATGCCAATGCTGACCCGGACTCCGTGGCAACCCGGATCGTCGATATCGTGCGGGCCCGTCTGTCCTGA
- a CDS encoding inositol monophosphatase family protein, producing MTDPIDARAALALDLARRAGQLALDYFRNRDTLEVETKNGELDLVSIADRAVEDMIRAEISDYFPDDAILGEEGGAEAGESGLTWVIDPIDGTVPFLMGLPHWCVVITLIGGDETLLGVIDVPIPGEQFVARAGRGFTINGTTFRMDADRRIDQSLVAIGASDRTNPDPSAAIILGLMQAGGMFYRNGSGANMLACVAAGRLGGYVEDAMNPWDSLAGLLMIREAGGVTHPYPASAKLGLCMGASPAVWDPLREIVAGAGMLS from the coding sequence ATGACCGACCCCATCGACGCGCGCGCGGCGCTTGCCTTGGACCTTGCACGGCGCGCGGGGCAATTGGCGCTCGACTATTTTCGTAACCGCGACACGCTGGAGGTCGAGACTAAGAATGGCGAGCTGGACCTCGTTTCCATCGCCGACCGCGCAGTGGAGGACATGATCCGCGCGGAGATTTCCGATTATTTCCCTGATGACGCCATTTTGGGCGAAGAAGGCGGAGCTGAGGCCGGGGAGTCGGGCCTGACCTGGGTCATCGACCCGATCGACGGCACCGTGCCGTTTCTCATGGGTCTGCCCCATTGGTGCGTCGTCATCACCTTGATCGGCGGCGACGAAACACTTCTTGGCGTCATCGACGTACCCATTCCCGGAGAGCAGTTCGTTGCCCGCGCGGGCCGGGGGTTCACCATTAACGGCACAACCTTTCGGATGGATGCAGACCGCCGGATTGATCAATCTCTCGTGGCCATAGGCGCTTCGGATCGGACGAACCCAGATCCGTCGGCCGCCATCATCCTCGGCCTCATGCAGGCGGGCGGTATGTTCTATCGCAACGGATCGGGTGCCAACATGCTGGCCTGCGTCGCCGCCGGACGGCTGGGAGGATACGTCGAGGACGCGATGAATCCCTGGGACAGCCTGGCCGGATTGCTGATGATCCGGGAGGCGGGCGGCGTGACCCATCCCTATCCGGCCAGCGCCAAGCTCGGCCTTTGCATGGGCGCGTCCCCCGCCGTCTGGGACCCGTTGCGGGAGATTGTTGCCGGGGCGGGCATGCTGTCTTGA
- a CDS encoding ATP-binding cassette domain-containing protein: MGGQQQRVALARAIVQQPDGLLSDEPLSNDDAKPAAR, encoded by the coding sequence TTGGGCGGCCAGCAACAGCGGGTCGCCTTAGCCCGCGCCATCGTGCAGCAACCCGATGGTCTCCTATCCGATGAGCCGCTGTCGAATGACGACGCCAAACCCGCGGCAAGGTGA
- a CDS encoding SPOR domain-containing protein, with protein MTPFLLKSRLRLGLILVPVLALAACMEEGEFNFGSRNADADGPAPIGATRLVERDVEAPEIFEVTAEGLWDGRPSLGGVWVAHPDVTDPERVIIRNDENGRFVIGALFRRERENPGPDLQISSDAAAALGALAGDPTMLNVTALRREEVAENADAAPDATAPGEAIAASALPGEITSAPLDGAEDIASAAAAAIDAAEPAPQPTAARTPASALDQAYVQIGIFSVQENATNTGQALRSVGLEPTIYDQSTNGRQFWRVVVGPADTEETRTAILENVRELGFDDAFFVSR; from the coding sequence ATGACCCCATTTCTCCTGAAGTCCCGACTCCGTCTTGGCCTTATCCTCGTGCCCGTGCTCGCTTTGGCGGCCTGTATGGAGGAAGGCGAATTCAATTTCGGCTCCCGCAACGCCGACGCCGATGGCCCGGCCCCCATCGGGGCCACGCGCCTGGTAGAGCGTGACGTGGAAGCGCCGGAAATCTTTGAGGTGACGGCCGAGGGCTTGTGGGACGGTCGTCCGTCGCTGGGTGGCGTCTGGGTCGCGCATCCCGATGTCACCGATCCAGAGCGGGTCATCATTCGCAACGACGAAAACGGTCGCTTCGTGATTGGCGCGCTGTTCCGACGAGAGCGGGAGAATCCCGGTCCCGACCTCCAGATCTCGTCCGATGCCGCCGCCGCCCTCGGTGCGCTGGCAGGTGATCCGACGATGCTGAACGTCACGGCGCTTCGCCGCGAGGAAGTGGCCGAGAACGCCGATGCCGCCCCCGATGCGACCGCGCCGGGCGAAGCCATTGCCGCCTCTGCCCTGCCGGGGGAAATCACCTCCGCACCGCTGGATGGGGCAGAGGATATCGCAAGTGCAGCGGCGGCCGCCATCGACGCGGCCGAACCGGCCCCGCAGCCCACCGCCGCGCGTACGCCTGCAAGCGCCCTCGACCAGGCTTATGTCCAGATCGGCATCTTCTCTGTGCAAGAAAACGCCACCAATACTGGGCAGGCCTTGCGCAGCGTCGGACTTGAGCCGACAATCTATGATCAGTCAACGAACGGTCGCCAGTTCTGGCGCGTCGTTGTGGGTCCTGCCGATACCGAGGAGACCCGCACGGCGATCCTGGAAAACGTCCGCGAGCTTGGCTTCGATGATGCCTTTTTCGTAAGTCGCTAG
- a CDS encoding D-alanyl-D-alanine carboxypeptidase family protein, with protein sequence MIHFILTRTAATLIAAVFVFAPLTARAQGYDTQATAAYVYDHASGQVLLALNADEPLPPASMSKLMTLLMAFEALREGRLTLETRVPVSAHAMSFGGSTMFLNTQDRPTVEELIRGVVIVSGNDASVALGEALSPDGTEEGFAELMTQRARQLGMMNSTFANASGWPAEGHRMSMRDLGILAVRLIEEFPEYYGYFQETEFDYEDRSPANRFNRNPLLGLGIGADGLKTGHTQEAGYGLTGSAQQGDRRVTFVITGLPSAEARAAEAERLVTWAFRQFVMRDLVAEGVELARAPVFLGAEDSVGLAPAEGIEMLVPALLDPEIEASLTFTTPLSAPVSAGDVVGELHVVQGVTGWDARVPLVATTDIDRGGPMVRIGTAWSEVLGMVTGGPDVAEDAPAY encoded by the coding sequence ATGATACATTTCATTCTGACCAGAACCGCCGCGACCCTGATCGCGGCGGTTTTCGTTTTCGCCCCCCTCACCGCCCGCGCGCAAGGTTACGACACCCAAGCCACGGCGGCATATGTCTACGACCATGCGTCCGGTCAGGTTCTGTTGGCGCTCAACGCCGATGAGCCATTGCCGCCCGCCTCCATGTCGAAGCTGATGACGCTTCTGATGGCGTTCGAGGCTTTGCGCGAGGGCCGATTGACATTGGAGACGCGCGTGCCCGTTTCGGCCCACGCGATGAGCTTCGGCGGCTCCACCATGTTCCTCAACACCCAAGATCGCCCCACGGTGGAAGAGTTGATCCGCGGTGTCGTGATCGTGTCGGGCAACGATGCCTCCGTGGCCCTTGGGGAGGCGCTCAGCCCCGATGGGACGGAGGAAGGCTTTGCCGAGTTGATGACCCAACGCGCCCGGCAATTGGGCATGATGAATTCCACCTTCGCCAATGCCTCTGGCTGGCCGGCGGAGGGGCACCGCATGTCGATGCGCGACCTTGGTATTCTGGCCGTCCGCCTGATCGAGGAATTCCCGGAATATTACGGGTACTTTCAGGAAACGGAATTCGACTACGAAGATCGCTCGCCCGCCAACCGCTTCAACCGCAACCCGCTTCTGGGTCTTGGGATCGGGGCCGATGGTCTCAAGACCGGCCATACGCAGGAGGCGGGGTATGGCTTGACCGGCTCCGCACAGCAGGGGGATCGGCGCGTGACCTTCGTCATCACCGGCCTGCCCTCGGCCGAGGCCCGCGCGGCGGAGGCGGAGCGGCTGGTGACATGGGCGTTCCGGCAATTCGTGATGCGCGATCTGGTGGCCGAGGGGGTCGAGCTGGCCCGCGCACCCGTTTTCCTTGGCGCGGAGGACAGCGTTGGCCTTGCCCCGGCAGAAGGGATCGAGATGCTCGTGCCCGCACTGCTCGACCCGGAGATTGAGGCGAGCCTGACCTTTACCACGCCCCTCTCGGCCCCCGTCAGCGCTGGGGACGTGGTGGGCGAGTTGCACGTGGTACAAGGTGTAACCGGTTGGGACGCGCGCGTCCCCCTCGTCGCTACCACGGACATTGATCGCGGTGGCCCGATGGTGCGCATCGGCACGGCGTGGTCCGAAGTGCTTGGCATGGTGACCGGCGGCCCCGATGTGGCCGAGGATGCACCGGCCTACTGA